In Candidatus Palauibacter australiensis, a genomic segment contains:
- a CDS encoding prolyl oligopeptidase family serine peptidase — MADSTRRARAIAVPAGTALSVLRLAALAVCVAACEAWPPPPETARIPVVNTLHGVEFTDDYRWLEDQESPETRAWIDEQNAYAERIVGDTPLRAELEGRLRELMDVPGAIFPRRAGDYEYFSFRKPGREVGAIYRRPAPEEPQEGAVDPVDPAGEFEVVIDPLDLRDDATTSVSIIDFSPDGRLMIYAIRDGGRDEREYRVRDLESGEDLPDRLPTYLYGNVSFDPEGDGFYYSRRSRETGARIRYHRLGTDLDEDEELFGEGHGPERFVGFSQGGDGRWHVYTVQHGWARTDVYLHDLRSGTAPAPLIVGAPARFSTRFVDDELYLLTNLDAPRNRILAVDLENPDPDPARWREVLPEGEDLLTGYRFIGDDLYADYLRDVSSRIVRYGPDGAVKGEIPIPDHHVATLRSHGDDGTEALLTLTSLLTPSTILKLDLETMETEEWRPSSVPFNASEYELKQVWYTSEDGTRAPMYVAHRRGLALDGRSPALLYGYGGFNVNLLPRFDTRAAAWLEQGGVYAMATLRGGGEFGEEWHRAGMLENKPNVFADFIAAAEWLVDNGYTNPDRLAIRGGSNGGLLVAASLTKRPDLFRAVYCGLPDLDMVRFYQFTDTNNMPALLEYGNAAVAEEFEVLRTFSPYQNVRDGVAYPAVMLTQGDLDTRVPPLQARKMAARLQAASTSGLPVILDYDSRTGHAGGRSFTRNVRNAAMELAFLLQQLGVS, encoded by the coding sequence ATGGCGGACTCGACACGCCGCGCCCGCGCCATCGCCGTGCCCGCCGGCACCGCTCTTTCGGTGCTCCGGCTGGCCGCACTCGCCGTCTGCGTGGCGGCGTGTGAGGCTTGGCCGCCCCCGCCGGAGACGGCCCGGATTCCCGTCGTCAACACCCTGCACGGCGTCGAGTTCACCGACGACTACCGGTGGCTCGAGGACCAGGAGAGTCCCGAGACCCGCGCCTGGATCGACGAGCAGAACGCCTACGCGGAACGCATCGTCGGCGACACGCCGCTGCGCGCGGAGCTGGAGGGGCGGCTCCGTGAGCTGATGGACGTGCCGGGGGCGATCTTCCCGCGCCGAGCGGGGGACTACGAGTACTTCTCGTTCCGGAAGCCGGGCCGGGAGGTCGGGGCGATCTACCGCCGGCCGGCGCCCGAAGAACCGCAGGAGGGCGCGGTGGACCCGGTGGATCCCGCCGGCGAGTTCGAGGTCGTCATCGACCCGCTCGACCTCCGCGATGACGCCACGACCAGCGTGAGCATCATCGACTTTTCGCCGGATGGCCGTCTCATGATCTACGCCATCCGGGACGGGGGCCGGGACGAGCGGGAGTACCGCGTCCGCGACCTGGAGAGTGGCGAAGACCTGCCCGACCGCCTGCCGACCTACCTGTACGGAAATGTCTCCTTCGATCCGGAAGGAGACGGCTTCTACTACAGCCGCCGGTCGCGGGAAACGGGCGCGCGGATCCGCTATCACCGGCTGGGGACCGACCTCGACGAGGACGAGGAGCTGTTCGGGGAGGGGCACGGCCCGGAACGCTTCGTGGGCTTCTCGCAGGGGGGCGACGGCCGGTGGCACGTCTACACCGTGCAGCACGGGTGGGCGCGGACGGACGTGTACCTGCACGACCTGCGCTCCGGGACGGCGCCCGCACCGCTCATCGTCGGCGCGCCCGCCCGCTTCAGCACCCGCTTCGTCGACGATGAACTCTACCTGCTCACGAACCTGGACGCGCCCAGGAACCGCATCCTCGCGGTCGACCTGGAGAATCCGGACCCGGATCCGGCGCGGTGGCGGGAGGTGCTGCCCGAGGGCGAGGACCTCCTCACCGGATACCGGTTCATCGGCGACGACCTGTATGCCGACTACCTGCGCGACGTGAGCAGCCGGATCGTGCGCTACGGGCCGGACGGCGCCGTGAAGGGCGAGATCCCGATTCCGGACCACCACGTGGCGACGCTGCGCTCGCACGGAGATGACGGAACCGAGGCCCTCCTCACGCTGACGTCGCTCCTCACCCCCTCCACCATCCTCAAGCTCGACCTCGAGACGATGGAGACGGAGGAGTGGCGCCCGTCATCCGTCCCCTTCAACGCGTCCGAATACGAGCTGAAGCAGGTCTGGTACACCTCGGAGGACGGGACGCGGGCCCCGATGTACGTCGCCCACCGCCGGGGACTCGCGCTGGACGGGCGAAGCCCTGCCCTCCTGTACGGGTACGGCGGCTTCAACGTGAACCTGCTGCCCCGCTTCGACACGCGTGCCGCGGCGTGGCTGGAGCAGGGCGGCGTGTACGCGATGGCGACGCTACGGGGCGGCGGCGAGTTCGGCGAGGAGTGGCACCGGGCGGGCATGCTCGAGAACAAGCCGAACGTGTTCGCCGACTTCATCGCCGCCGCCGAATGGCTGGTCGACAACGGCTACACGAACCCCGACCGGCTCGCGATCCGCGGCGGCAGCAACGGCGGGCTGCTCGTCGCGGCCTCCCTCACGAAGCGGCCGGACCTCTTCCGCGCCGTCTACTGCGGCCTGCCCGACCTCGACATGGTCCGCTTCTACCAGTTCACCGACACGAACAACATGCCGGCGCTCCTGGAGTACGGGAACGCGGCAGTGGCCGAAGAGTTCGAGGTGCTGCGGACGTTCTCCCCGTACCAGAACGTGCGCGACGGCGTGGCCTATCCCGCCGTCATGCTCACCCAAGGAGACCTCGACACCCGCGTGCCCCCGCTACAGGCCCGCAAGATGGCCGCGCGCCTACAGGCCGCCTCGACTTCCGGGCTGCCGGTGATCCTCGACTACGACTCGCGCACCGGCCACGCCGGCGGCCGCTCCTTCACCCGCAACGTGCGCAACGCCGCCATGGAGCTCGCCTTCCTCCTCCAGCAACTCGGAGTGTCCTGA
- a CDS encoding TCR/Tet family MFS transporter → MKAPGRGREAAMVFIFITVFIDVLGIGIIVPILPELIKEFTGGSTARAGRWFGVLAATYAVTQFFFAPILGSLSDRVGRRPVILISLFGLGIDYIIMGLAPSIGWLFAGRLIAGVMGASITTANAYVADVSEPDKRARNFGLIGVAFGLGFIFGPAIGGLLGGIDLRLPFFAAAALALVNALYGVFVLPESLPPEKRDAFSWLKANPIGSLFVLRSYPLVAGLAVSFVFMVLAQRGLETVWVLYTGHKFGWDELANGLSLALVGLMAALVQGVLVQPVIKRTGERRAILGGLALAVITYLGYGLATQGWMLIAFIIFGSIGGVAGPALQSLVAGAVEPQDQGKVQGGLQSLMSLTSILSPLIFTSLLFSYFTSPAAPVELPGAPFLLGAVMYATAFVLVLRLFRRIPAAR, encoded by the coding sequence GTGAAAGCTCCCGGACGGGGCCGCGAGGCGGCGATGGTCTTCATCTTCATCACCGTCTTCATCGACGTGCTGGGGATCGGGATCATCGTCCCCATCCTCCCCGAACTCATCAAGGAGTTCACGGGAGGAAGCACGGCGCGCGCGGGGCGCTGGTTCGGCGTGCTCGCGGCGACCTACGCCGTCACCCAGTTCTTCTTCGCGCCCATCCTGGGCTCGCTCTCGGACCGGGTCGGACGCCGGCCCGTCATCCTGATCTCGCTCTTCGGTCTCGGGATCGACTACATCATCATGGGGCTCGCGCCCTCCATCGGCTGGCTCTTCGCGGGCCGCCTCATCGCGGGCGTGATGGGCGCGAGCATCACCACGGCCAACGCCTACGTCGCCGACGTGTCGGAACCCGACAAGCGGGCCCGGAACTTCGGACTCATCGGGGTCGCGTTCGGCCTCGGCTTCATCTTCGGCCCCGCCATCGGCGGGCTCCTGGGCGGGATCGACCTGCGCCTCCCCTTCTTCGCCGCGGCGGCACTCGCCCTCGTGAACGCGCTGTACGGCGTCTTCGTCCTCCCCGAATCGCTGCCGCCCGAGAAGCGTGACGCCTTCAGCTGGCTGAAGGCCAACCCCATCGGGAGCCTCTTCGTGCTGCGTTCGTACCCGCTGGTGGCCGGCCTCGCCGTGTCGTTCGTGTTCATGGTCCTCGCGCAGCGCGGCCTCGAGACCGTGTGGGTCCTCTACACCGGCCACAAGTTCGGCTGGGACGAACTCGCGAACGGACTGTCGCTGGCGCTTGTCGGACTCATGGCGGCCCTGGTACAGGGGGTCCTGGTTCAGCCTGTGATCAAGCGCACCGGGGAGCGCCGCGCGATCCTCGGCGGGCTCGCGCTGGCCGTGATCACGTACCTCGGCTACGGCCTCGCCACGCAGGGGTGGATGCTCATCGCCTTCATCATCTTCGGCTCCATCGGGGGCGTGGCGGGCCCGGCCCTCCAGAGCCTCGTGGCCGGAGCCGTGGAGCCGCAGGACCAGGGGAAGGTCCAGGGAGGCCTCCAGTCGCTCATGAGCCTGACGAGCATCCTGAGCCCCCTGATCTTCACCAGCCTCCTGTTCAGCTACTTCACGTCACCCGCCGCCCCCGTGGAGTTGCCGGGCGCGCCCTTCCTGCTCGGCGCCGTGATGTACGCCACGGCGTTCGTGCTCGTGCTCCGCCTCTTCCGCCGCATCCCGGCGGCCCGATAG